The following proteins are encoded in a genomic region of Spirosoma sp. SC4-14:
- a CDS encoding glucoamylase family protein — MKTFLLCLLTLTIGLAQPRPYTFTKTDNAFLDSLEYDTFRFFWETANPENGLIPDRAPTPSFSSIAAVGFGLTSYLVGVERGYITRKQAADRTLNTLRFFAKAPQSDKTVGIAGYKGFFYHFLDMKTGERFKKVELSTIDTALLLGGILSAQTYFDKNTPTESEIRKLADQIYGRVDWTWIQNHNGSAPYISMGWHPEKGFIPANWKGYNEAMLLYILALGSPTHPVGSEVWAAWTKTYDWATFEGQTHVNFDPLFGHQYSHLWIDFRGIQDSYMKAKGIDYAENSRRATYANRAYCIKNPANWQDYSATIWGLTACDGPKDTTVAGRHFFSYRARGAASTQIVDDGTIAPTAAGGSIAFAPEICLPALQAMKTKYGAHLYGKYGFVDAFNPTYRYPSAFANGSTKDGWFDIDYLGIDQGPILLMAENARTGFVWNLMKRNPYIQKGLKRAGFSGGWLK, encoded by the coding sequence ATGAAAACGTTTCTTCTTTGCTTACTGACCTTAACGATTGGCCTGGCCCAACCCAGGCCCTACACATTTACCAAAACCGACAACGCCTTTCTCGACAGCCTTGAATACGATACGTTCCGGTTTTTCTGGGAAACGGCCAATCCTGAAAATGGTCTGATTCCCGATCGGGCTCCAACGCCATCGTTCAGTAGTATTGCCGCCGTAGGCTTCGGACTAACATCTTATCTGGTAGGTGTTGAACGGGGTTATATTACACGGAAACAGGCAGCCGATCGCACACTCAATACCCTTCGCTTTTTTGCCAAGGCCCCACAATCCGACAAAACAGTGGGCATTGCTGGCTACAAAGGTTTTTTCTATCATTTTCTCGATATGAAAACCGGCGAACGATTTAAGAAAGTCGAACTATCGACAATCGATACGGCGCTGCTGCTGGGTGGCATCCTGAGTGCCCAAACGTATTTTGACAAGAATACGCCCACTGAATCGGAAATCCGAAAACTGGCCGATCAAATTTATGGCCGTGTCGACTGGACCTGGATTCAGAATCATAACGGTTCGGCACCCTATATATCAATGGGCTGGCATCCCGAAAAAGGGTTTATTCCCGCCAACTGGAAGGGCTATAACGAAGCCATGCTACTCTATATATTGGCTCTCGGTTCGCCAACGCACCCAGTTGGAAGTGAGGTATGGGCCGCCTGGACCAAAACCTACGATTGGGCAACGTTTGAAGGCCAAACGCACGTAAACTTCGATCCACTCTTTGGCCATCAGTATTCACACCTCTGGATCGACTTCCGGGGTATTCAGGATAGTTACATGAAAGCCAAAGGGATCGATTATGCCGAAAACTCCCGGCGGGCAACCTATGCGAACCGAGCATATTGCATTAAAAACCCAGCCAACTGGCAGGACTATAGTGCCACCATTTGGGGACTAACCGCCTGCGATGGACCGAAAGATACAACCGTGGCCGGGCGCCACTTTTTTTCATACCGGGCACGCGGAGCCGCTTCGACCCAAATCGTCGATGATGGAACTATTGCGCCTACGGCTGCGGGTGGTTCCATTGCCTTTGCACCAGAAATTTGCCTGCCCGCATTGCAGGCAATGAAAACAAAATATGGAGCCCACTTATATGGCAAATATGGCTTCGTAGATGCATTTAATCCAACTTATCGCTATCCATCGGCCTTTGCCAATGGCTCCACCAAAGATGGCTGGTTCGATATTGATTATTTAGGAATTGATCAGGGGCCTATTTTGCTGATGGCCGAAAATGCCCGAACAGGCTTTGTCTGGAACCTGATGAAACGAAATCCGTATATTCAGAAAGGACTAAAACGAGCCGGATTTTCGGGGGGATGGCTGAAATAA
- a CDS encoding RNA polymerase sigma factor, which yields MNDVLTDEEMIRTYLPSQPTQCFETLYKRYVNKVYRRCLSLTKDSAIAEDFTHDIFIKAFDKLDAFQERARFSTWLYSIAYNYCLDQLKISKRLNLVAIDNDSEHDIPDTEEGSLREEATQLMLRAVNYLSHQETMLLRLKYEDGLSISEIAARYNIKASAVKMRLKRSRDRIYNLYRDQYLV from the coding sequence ATGAATGATGTGCTGACGGACGAGGAGATGATTCGAACCTATTTGCCTTCGCAGCCAACCCAATGTTTTGAAACGCTTTACAAGCGTTATGTGAACAAAGTTTATCGTCGTTGTTTATCGCTAACAAAAGATTCTGCCATTGCCGAAGATTTTACGCATGATATTTTTATCAAAGCATTCGATAAACTCGACGCATTTCAGGAACGAGCCCGTTTTTCGACCTGGCTTTATTCGATTGCTTACAACTACTGCCTCGATCAGTTAAAAATTTCGAAACGCCTGAATTTAGTTGCTATCGACAACGATTCAGAACATGACATACCCGACACCGAAGAAGGCTCCCTTCGCGAAGAAGCTACGCAGTTGATGCTCCGGGCAGTAAACTACCTTTCGCATCAGGAAACAATGCTGCTACGGCTTAAGTATGAAGATGGTTTAAGTATCTCAGAGATTGCAGCCCGCTATAACATAAAAGCCAGTGCCGTTAAAATGCGGCTTAAACGTAGCCGCGATCGCATTTATAACCTATATCGTGACCAATATCTGGTCTGA